The Rhododendron vialii isolate Sample 1 chromosome 1a, ASM3025357v1 region GGCAATGTACAATGCTTTGCATCATGCCAACTAAAGGGAAGTCGTAACAAAGATGTAAAGAATTTGATGCGATACACAAACATGCCAAAACATAATCCACAGTAAGAACAAAACCATAATGACTTTTCAGTCTGTTTAAGGCAGTATGCAACATTGGCAATGAGCCAAACATAAACCACCTTAGCCACAATGCTAAGATACACATGAAATAACTTGACCAATGAACTTTACAAGTAGAGGGTTGAATAGTAACTACATATATTCTGTACGTAAGTACAAAAAGAACTATAAGCACATCAGTCTAACAGTCTTCATAGTAGTTGGAATGTATTTCTTGTAGCTTGCATTGCTGCATATTGACATCTTCAGCAAGCTCAAAGTAGACAAGTATGTTAACCAATTAGATAATCTATCCTCAGTATATCAGAGGTCAGACAAAGGCCGATTTCCTCTAAGTAAGTTGGGAATTGCTTGGAATTAACATCGGGAAGAACGGAAATAACAAAAGTTGGGAACTTCAGTAATATCCATGAATTCTAAATTTCTTGAATTATAATTCAGGGTTGGACTTCTCCTTCACTAAATTGATCTAAAAATGACCAAAGAACTCGGAAACATTCAAGAAACTCAAAAGTCCATCaaattattcaatttgcgtTCAGGTTCCATTGCCACAAGTTATATTTGCAATATACCCATAGAAAGAGAAGCCTTAGATTAGCATTTTGGCACATTATTCCTCGCATCAACAACCCCAAATCATACATGGGTGATGCAGGAGCATAATCAGGAGTTGAAAAGTCTATTTAGATTTATTTTATTGTGAAGACCTTTTGACTTCTATGTCTCGTTGTTTTGTGTTGTTAGTCTTGGAAGTGTAGTTTGCTTTGGAAACTCTTAAAATATTAAGTGTTATGAGGGTAGTCATAGAGTCATCTTTTGTAATCTCTCTATATTTTGTTATGAATGAAATCTGCTGGCAGTTTGTAgagtttatgaaaatattcTGCAAGTTCTTTTCTTGCTTGAGAGTGAGTGATTCCTCCGATAATCAAGTGTGTGACTTGGTCGCTTGAGTGTCTTCCGCGATTAGCAACGTCGAGTGACTTCTGTTGCGCCCGGTGACTCTCTTCCCGGGATTATCCTAACCTTGCGGGTCTCGGCCGGcatcaaattggtatcagagctagaaaAAAATCCAGAATTACGGGAGCTTTTCTTTGTTTCCAGTGACGATGCCTCCAAGGCGGCGACGGACGGTTGAGGATGTCACGTTGCATGACGAGCTTGCTGAATTGCGGCAGTCTAATCAAACGCTTCAACATATGATGAATGAAATTCTCCAAAGGATGCAAACTTTTCCCTGGCGAAGTCGAAGAAGTCACTCTAGAATTTCAGGAAGTCAGAGTGATATGGATGAGGGATCTGATTCGTTTAGTTCGAAAGAAAATTCAGAAGCTGCTTTTGGTGATCGTTGGGCCATGGAACGATTGACGAGAGCTCTTAAAGGAACAGATAGGAGTATTCAAGTTCACGTGCCGGACTTCGAAGGAAAGTTAGACCCTGAACAATATTGTGATTGGGTTGCCTCTTTGGAAGCattttttgaatggaaaaacATGACAGAAGAGAGAAAGGTGCAGTTTGTGGCTACAAAATTGAAGGGCCATGCCTTGGTTTGGTGGCAGCAATATCAACGAAGTCGAGATAGAAGAGGAGTCCCGAGAGTTGGCACATGGGCAGAGATGAAGTTGAAGTTGGATGAGAAATTTCTTCCTCTAGATTACTCTCATTCCTTGTACCAAAAGTTCCACCGTCTTCGCCATCACAATGAGCAATCTGTGGCTGATTACACGAAGCAATTTTACAAGTTGTGGAGTCGCATTAATCTAATGGAGACAGATGATCAACTTGTTGCTAGATACACAAGTGGTTTGAAACTCAACCTTCAAGGGGAGTTAATGATGCATCCCATCCATTCACTTGAAGAGGCATATCAGATGGCGCTTAAAGCAGAAGAAAAGGTTAAATGGGCTCCTTTCGGAAAAGGTGACACTAGTAAAGCTTTGAAAGGGAAGACGGTTacccaaaacaagaaaaattcagCACCCAACTCTGAGCATCCAAACCCACATGCTGGAGGAGGAAAAAAGGACTTTGGTAAAGCTGAATCGTCTTCAAGTTCTAAGTGTTTCAGGTGTGGTGAAGCTGGTCATCGTGCTTATGAATGTCCTACCAAGAAAGCTGAGGTGAATTTTGTTCAAGAAgggcaagaagaagaagaagagcctATTTATGATGAAGAGCCTGAAGGTGGAATTGAAAGGGAGTATTGTGAACCTGAGTATGATGCCCAAAGTCTTGTGATTCAACAGGTAATGACTGTTCAAGAAAATGATAAGTGGCTCAAGCATAACATCTTCCGAACTTATTGCTTGGCCAATGGGAAAAAGTGTATCTTGATGGTTGATTCTGGAAGTGTAGAAAATATGGTGTCTAAGACAATGGTCGGGAAGTTGAAACTTGCATGTGAGTAGCATCCTAAACCTTACAAAGTATCATGGTTCAAGAAAGGAGGAGAGGTTTTGGTGACACAACGATGCCAAGTGAAATTCTCTATTGGAAAGTATGAAGATAAGCTCTACTTTGACGTCCTTCCAATGGATGCTTGTCACGTACTTCTTGgaagaccatggcaatatgatCGATTTGCTCAGCATGATGGGAGGAAGAACACCTACACACTTAAGAAAGGTGGGGTAACATTTGTGTTGAACCCTTTGAAGGATATCCCCACAAGTGTGGCATCCCAAGGCCCAGTTAGCTTGCTGTCCTATAGAGCTTTTGAACAAGTTTTTAGCAAAGAGAAGGTGGCATATGCTTTGGTGGCTGTAGGGGAAGATAAGGAAGATGCGAGAGATGTTCCTGAAGAAGTTTCAAGTCTATTCCGTAGATTCAAAGGCTTAGTTCTAGATGAATTACCTGCTCGCTTGCCACCTCTTCGTGATATTCAGCATCAAATTGATCTCATACCAGGTGCAATCCTTCCTAACTTACCTCATTATAGAATGTCACCAAATGAACATGCTGAATTGGAAAGACAAGTTGAAGATTTGCTAAAAAAGGGACTGATTAAGGAGTCATTAAGTCCTTGTGCTGTTCCAGCCCTTCTAACACCAAAAAAAGATGGAACTTGGAGGATGTGTATTGATAGTAGGGCAACAAACAAGATAACTGTGAAGTACCGGTTCCCAATTCCCCGTCTTGATGACATGTTTGATATGCTTTGTGGTGCAAAGGTCTTTTCTAAAATTGACCTCCGGAGTGGATACCATCAAATTCCAATTAAACAGGGAGATGAGTGGAAAACAGCCTTTAAAACGAAGAATGACTTGTATGAATGGCTagtcatgccatttgggctcTCTAATGCCCCAAGCACGTTTATGAGGTTGATGACTCAAGCTTTGAAGGACTTTATGGGGAAGTATGTTGTTGTTTACTTTGACGACATCTTGGTGTATAGCCAAGATAGAATTCAGCACGTCGAGGATCTGAAAAATGTGTTCAAAGTCTTGCATGACAACCAACTTTACATTAACCTTAAGAAGTGCTCTTTTATCGCTGATCGAGTTGTATTTCTAGGTTATGTTGTGAGTGCAGATGGTATGCAAATGGATgaaaaaaaaggtgaaggcGATTCTTGATTGGCCGACTCCGAAAAGTTTTACTGAAGTGCGAAGCTTTCATGGCTTGGCTTCTTTTTATCGACGTTTCATCAAAAACTTCAGCACTCTTATTGCTCCTATGATGGATGTCCTAAAAAATAAGGAGTTTTGTTGGGCTAAGGAAGCAGAAAAGAGTTTTCAACTTTTGAAGGCAAAGCTTGTGGAAGCTCCGGTGTTAGCACTACccaacttttcaaaaactttccAACTCGAGTGTGATGCATCCAACGTTGGTATAGGTGCTGTCCTAATGCAAGAAGGAAGGCCGATTGCTTATTTCAGTGAGAAACTAACTGATGCCAAAAAGAAGTATTCGACTTATGACAAGGAGTTGTATGCGATTGTGCAAGCCTTGCGACATTGGGAGGAGTACCTCGTTGGTGTGGAGTTTGTTCTCTATTCAGACCATGAAGCTCTACGGTTTCTCAAGGCATAAAAGAAGCTGAATTCTCGACATGCTGGCTGGGCATCTTACATGGAAAAGTTCAGTTTTGTTCTAAATCACAAAGCAGGTTCCTCTAACAAAGTTGCTGACGCTTTGAGTAGAAAATATAGCTTATTATCTGCTCTATCTTTCGAAATTGTTGGATTTGATCTCTTGCCAGAATACTATGCAGGGGACACCTTCTTTTCAAAGGTTTTACAAGAGCTAAGTGATGGGAAAAGCCAAGATTATTTACTCATGAATGGGTATCTTTTCAAGGGAAATCAGTTGTGTGTTCCAGAGGGATCATTGAGGCTTTTTGTCATTCAAGAGTTGCATGGTGGGGGACTTGGAGGGCATTTTGGAAGGGACAAAACTGAATGGCTGGTTAAAGAACGCTATTTTTGGCCATCCTTGAAGCGTGATGTTGCTCGTTTTGTGCAAAGATGCTTGGTGTGTCAAAGGGCCAAAGGAGGAGTGCAAAATACAAGTTTATACCAGCCACTTCCTATCCCTAATGTCCCTTGGGAGGATATTTCGATGGACTTTGTTCTAGGCTTGCCGAGAACGCAGCACGGGTATGATTGCATTTTTGTAGTTGTTGATCGCTTCTCAAAAATGGCTCACTTTATACCATGCAAGAATGCCACTGACGCTTCCCATGTTGCTACTTTATTTTTCCGAGAGATAGTTCGTTTACATGGCATCCCGAAATCAATATATTGTATCAGATCGTGATGTGCGATTTATGAGTCACTTTTGGAAGACACTTTGGAAGCTTTTTGGAACTCAACTTCAGTTTTCTAGtgcttatcatcctcaaactGACAGGCAAACTGAAGTGGTGAACAGATCGCTTGGAAATTTATTGAGGAGTTTGGTCGGAGACCATCCAAAAAGGTGGGAGTTTGTTATTCCTCAAGCTGAGTTTACTTACAATAGTTCTTTCAATCGATCAACTAAGAAGGCACCATTTGAGGTGATTTATGGCAGAAAACCCCATCAAGTTATGGATCTTTTGCCATTAAATAACCAAGTTCGAGTTAGCATGGATGCAGAGGAGTTTGCTGCCCACATCAAAAGTATTCATGATCAAGTTCGAGAGCGCTTAAAGGAAGCTTCTAAGTATTACAAAACCAGGGCAGATGCACACCGAAGGAATAAAGAGTTTGAAGAAGGAGATCTTGTCATGGTTTATCTACGCAAGGAAAGATTTCCAGTGGGTTCTTATAACAAGCTCAAGCAAAAGAAGTTTGGACCATGCCGAATAATCAAGAAGCTTAGACCAAATGCTTATCGTTTAGAATTGCCGCAAGGGTTCTCTATCAGTCCAGTTTTTAACATCAGTGACTTGTATGCTTATTATGGAGATGATGGTGGTGATTCCTTGAAGCTTGAAAACTTGCTTGCTTCACCAGAAAATTCACATCAAGAAATCATTGATGTATTGGATGTTCGTTCCACCACTACTCGTCGAGGAACCTATACGCAATATCTGCTTCATTGGACAGGAAAAGCACATTGTGAAGATGCATGGGTTTCAGCAcaagaactcaagaaacttGATGAAAGGCTTTGGGAAGATTTGGTTGCGAATTCTAGGAGGACTTCTTTTCCAGCGGAGGAGAATGATGCAGGAGCATAATCAGGAGTTGAAAAGTCTATTTAGATTTATTTTATTATGAAGACCTTTTGGCTTCTATGTCTCGTTGTTTTGTGTTGTTAGTCTTGGAAGTGTAGTTTGCTTTGGAAAGTCTTAAAATATTAAGTGTTATGAGGGTAGTCATAGAGTCATCTTTTGTAATCTCTCTATATATCTCTATGAATGAAATCTGTTGGCAGTTTTTGgagtttatgaaaatattcTGCAAGTTCTTTTCTTGCTTGAGAGTGAGTGATTCCTCTGATAATCAAGTGTGTGACTTGATCGCGTAAGTGTCTTCCGCGATTAGCAACGTCGAGTGACTTCTGTTGCCCCCGGTGAATGTCTTCCCGGGATTATCCTAACCTTGCTGGTCTCGGCCGGCATCAATGGGTGCGCAATTTGTTGTTGCAGCTCATGCCCAAAATTTATCATCACCGGCTTTCTTCCATTATTACTGGATTAACTAAAGAGAACatcatacacacacacacacgaaaaCTACGTCTAGTGCAGATCAAGTAAACTGCTTTCGATTTCGCAGGATCGAAGTAGAAGGAGGTTAACTGCTGAGTGTTGACAAATCGCCGATGCTGTCGACTTAGGGTTTGTTACTGGGAGAACTAATAAATACTAGACAATGAGAGAGATGGGTCAGATGGGCTTTGGGTTGGGCCTATCAGATTGTTCATAATTTGGGTCGAACTCCATAGCGTTAAGATCATTATTTGCCCATTGAATTACCGAAGTTCACTATTGGGCCAATTCGGCTGAAAACAATAATAGATTTGGCCCGCCAACCTCTTTAGGATTTGATCAATAAATGGAAGTGGAAAATGATCATTCCTAGTCATAGAATTAAGCTTTCGATAATCAATACACACACGCCAACCAGTCGTCATGCGTGTGGGCACAAACTCACCCTTGTCATTCTCAACGACAGTAATGCCTGACTTCTTGGGCACTACTTGAGTGGGACTCACCCACTTGCTATCAGAGATGGGGTATATGATACCCGCATCCAGCAATTTGACCACCTCCTTCATAACGACCTCCTTCATGTTAGGGTTCAACCTCCTTTGCATCTCTCTTGATGGTTTTGCATTTTCCTCGCAATGAATGCGATGCATGCAAATGGAGGGATCAATACCCTTGAGGTCGGCCACTGACCACCCTATCGCACCCTTGAGTAATTGACCGTCTTGCTCAGAAGAAAGGTCAGAGGCAATGATCACAGGCAAGGTGTCATCGTGGCCAAGAAAAACATACTTCAGAGAAGCCGGGAGAGGCTGAGTTGCAATTGTTCTAATtaatttctaacttaattcagaaagagatttgattgttggatttcgaaaatattaaaagctaaattaaattaaagcaattaagaaataacgaaagtttatgagagaaaaaatctaaggtttcgaatccacttgacccgttgtaacaatttctatacgatgataaaggttaattattcgaatcaatccggaTATCGTTAGGATTTGCAGGCCCTCACGGTATCGCTTAAAGATATTTATGAATCACGGAATAGCATGGggtatcgccgcctagcacgaaccgtcttactagtaTGATCGTCTCTATGGCACGGACCGTCTAATAGCACAGCTCATCTTACGgagcataacccatcttactcaattatcacaaaacaattaagaaccattgtatgaacgtgcatgaaaatctagaaaatcatacacaagatttgatagagaaaattagatttgatagagaaaattaataccgCAAATAAATCCTCAAATCATATaaccacgattcgaataataaaaacactaaatcaatACATAAAAATCGTTACTTAGAGTTCGAGCTTCATTTATACCCTAGAAAGGAGTTTAGCCGGACATCGGAGTAGAACTCATCACAATATTGCTTCTGTTTTCCACCGTGATTGACTGTCGAAACTGATTCTGCACAACTCTCGATCACAGCTTTTTCGTTCTGTGATGGTGTGCATATCTCGCCCACTGTTCTCGTCTCCTTTTATAACCCCTGTAGCCGACTTATATTTTTCGTCGTGCCTTGCATGCGTGGCCTCCCAAATCCCCAGTAACCCTATTTGTTTCAGTACATGTGTCAAGGCTGTGGGCAATTAATTCCCATTGCAggcatcaaaaaaaaattaattcccaTTGCCGAGAATAGCTTGGAGGGCCCCCATTTTCCAAACATTGTGGGCCATGCCCATTGCTGAGAACTGGCTTGGGCcaattttattttcctcttttcttttcttagtctcagtcaaaataagaaaatactACAATTCTTGGGCCACCAAGACAAGTACTCAAATTGTATTCTGTTACACATTCACTTCCAAAAACACATGCACTGCAGGAGTATTCATAAGGTCCATTAGAATGTTAAAACCTCTAAGTacctaaaacacaaaaatcaagcattaagcACTgagtaataatataaatgaactTAGCGATGATAAATTAAGGGGCGCTTATGTGAACATCTACGCGCCTATCAATGATGCCCTAGGACGTACGTAAAttacctatttttttttggaaaaaaaagaatgcaaCAGACTCATTATGTTGTATTATCTGAATAGTTGGACCACCACCCAAATGAGATACACATGATGATGTTAGGTGTACAATGCATATCATATCAATGTCAGTCACTTGCACAATTGGCATATATATGAGGAATTCCTCGTCACAATTTGATCCCTTCAATTCGCCATGGTTTAGACAGACCACCCCTAGCTAGTGGTCCACATTTTTTCTAATGGTCCGGGGCGGTCGGGCCAGTCTAcggcacctcgactaatccccTTTCCGATTCGGTCAAAGACAGATCATCCACACCGCGACTAGAGGATTcggagaaaattattttttgtggtCTGATCCCAATAATCGAACCGTGTAGTGGTCCACATTTTGTAAACAAACCACTAAAGGCCAAAAGTGACTCAATCAAGTAATTACAACCAAATTGCAGatccaaccaaaagaaaaaagaagaggaaattaTAACCAGTTGGGTTTGTGGGTTTTGTGCCTTTGTGGTGTCCTGATCTGGGGCTTACAGAATGAGGACCACAAGGGGCTTCAAATGGACCCAAAAAGTGTTGAGGCCCgagacaaaatttaaaaatagaaaaaaccgATATCATGGTACTATGGGAAGAGATCATTTTCATACTCAAAACGATAATTTGTTATACCTTTTGGTCCCTCCAAAATTGGCTGACGTGCGTGTAAGTTGACTCTGATATCTgaattatttataaaaaaaaaaaaacaataatttgtTGAGAGAAAGTTTACTatccagtagaataatccaacccaactacccctcttacctTACAGTTAGCAAGCTGCAGAATAAATATGATACGAAGAAGTAAAACCGAGATTCATAAACATCAATTTgttactattcattattctaatgtgaaatctaagatctctccgcgagatctttccttcccaaccgctagccatgtcCTGTCCTATgagatcactttcttttgttgtcgcggattgcacctcagttatgtacctagcgtgtatccttctcattacaacaaaagaaaacttatcatgtccgaatcataactagggttcgcctatctgatgcaccacttcacaatcatcacaatcatcataatcatcattgggcttactttgctagtattaattcatcattggacacccgccagtttcaattcatcaatcaacactgggtttactttgccagtttcaaatcatctCATTCAAATCTCAAAATTTTGCCTGCAgacaatctaaaaataaaaacttttcaatttatccattatctagcatcgtctagatgaattctacTCCATGTCTCTAGgatccaatctagcattcaaatcaagtattggAATAATAAACAAGTAATCAAAGTGATAATTGAAATATATAATGAGCGAGACaatcacgtaactttttatgaatgggccgttgccctaaATTTGGTATGGTCAAGAAGTAAATAGTATTAATGAAAAtctttattaataaagaaaattaattttgttcccttACTAGTAAGTGTAGGCTTGTATTGGATTAACATATTAGTGATAATATAACAATGGGGTCGAAACTGGGCACGTAAGTACCTTAAGGGCCTAATTGTTTCAAGTCAAAAACTTAATTGGACCAAATTTCTATACTAAACAACCTCAGGGTGTAACTGCAATAAACTGCAATAAGAAAGCCAATTTCATTTAATGATCTGGGCTGAAAGGTTACATTCAAAATGAGCAGGGGGATAAGTGTAATTGTTATGCTATTTCTGTAACTTCCAGCGGGTACgaacagtaaaaaaaatatatgtgttCACGCCTATGAACAGTGAACAGTAAATATTTCggaaaaaattgagtttcattCGTCCAATTCTAATTTCGATTCTCTTCGATTCTAATCATAAAAACTAACCACTTAGTAcattaatatacttagggagaggtAGGagagggattataatacctttaatccaGACAAAACGATTTTGTGGAGTCCAGTGAGTTTTCGTTTAGCGGCGAAAGATTagtattctagcagcaactttggactgAAATAACTTACCAAACCTCTGCCGTTTTGGATGATTCATGTGTCtaacgcgaagatcttgaaacgctctacaacttttgtgaagaagtcgaagcccgaaaaccattcgaactaggagaaaagtgggggttttcataagtcctgtttgctgtctggaaataaaaatccgaaaatttcaCTGAACTTTGGACAGCGATAACTCTTTCAATCCTTGACCGTTTTTGGTGAatcttgggtcgaaattgaatCTCTCGACGCcttctacaacttttgtgaagaaacttaggcctaaaaatgacAGAAACTAGGAGAAAATAGGCCGTGAATAGAgggacgtgatatggacgaaaatcgaaagggtgtgatccctcttttcttattttttttttttgtttttgtagaggactaggagtgttgtattgtgagagaggagagaggtatttatagaggaaaagtatggaggtggtggaatgcgggaggagagagagatatagtttaGGAAGAGTTTGAAGGGGAGTGGAAGATTAATTTCGATAGAATTTTGGTTAGATAGGATAAAAGCTGAGTATGAAtacttgtatatctaaagtGTAAATATATATCATATACAAGTGTGTAAATAAtttcaattatacacataataatatataattaataattcaatctaattagttattgaattaaaaatttaacattataaatttgtataaaaaaaatagggcaaaaatccgggtcgttacaatttaTGCATGCGGCTTGCTTTCTTCAACATTACTTATATTGTTTCTACTACACTATCGTCGTTGAGACTACTATCCATTTTTTACAACACTAGAATGAAATATTGCGAGCGTTTTTTTTACTAGATCCGATCTCAAAAACCTTATCATACGAAACGAGTCATTAGCATTTGAGCGTTTGTCGAATGAAAggaaaatactgaaaatatgtCACATTCTATATTGCACAACTAAGTAACGTGTAAGAAGTTGTTTGGTAAATGTTTTGAGAGATTTTTTGAGAATAAGTGAAGAAGGATAGAGAGACGAGACGAGAGTGATAAAcggaaagaaaatttattaaaaaccaCGCCGAGGAGAGAGTGAGCGTGATTCTGAAAACCCCAAGTGAAAGAAAGCTGAGAATTTTTTTGGCAATAGCAACCGTGTAGGACTCAAGTTGGCACCCATAAAGGCACGTCTAGTCGAGTGGTGTACCATTGGAGTTTAGATAAGGATTAGGTTAAACACCACTTCGGACTAATTAATGTAATAAGGAGTAGTTTAATTTGTCCGATTCTGAAAAATTTATGCACTTGTTAACTTACCAAAGAAGCCCAAATAAATTGATGCGAAcataaattgagagagagagagagagagagagagagagagagtccataAAAGTCAAAGCCAATGCAtttcataaacacataaagtAACAAGGTCTGATACAAAATGATAACGCCATCATTCTCTCCATTTACGAAGGAAGAAAATGGCCAGTAGATACATATGAAGAAACTGAGAAACAGGAACAGTTATTCTTTTATCACTGAGTGAACACAGGATTTTATTGCACAAGTAATCCAACAAAGCAATCTCAGTTCACCAAACCCATGCCCAGCAAATCAGAAAGGACGAGGGCCTCCAGGGCCGCCACCGCCGCCGGGTGGTCCACCGAAACAATCTCGCAGCAACCAGCAACAGCACAGGCAATTTAAGCTGCATTTCCACATCAATGAAAAACCGTAATCAGACCCAAAAAAGAAACTGCATTATTCATATAccaagcaaaaaataagtattttcaCTGATCACATTTGAGAAAAGAGAGTGGCACTTACCCAGAACCTATCAGGTTGCATAAGCCACCAAAGAAGCCTCCTGGACCCGGGCCCCCAtgtccaccaccaccgccaggTCCACCCcagccaccaccgccacccccaggaccaccaccacccccaggTCCGCCTGGACCCATAGTCAGCTCTCTACCACTAGGGCAATGCCTGAACTTGCAAGGCTTTCTGAGAAGTTTTCCGAGTCTGTGAGTTCAAGAGATCTGTATCGAAATGGGTAGTGTGGATCTTCTTAAACAGCCTGTCAAAAAGCGTGTGAATTGGGAGCTTGTGTGAACTGGGAGCTTGGTTTCCTACTCAGAAAGAGAACATGAGGAAGTTATATAGTTGCTTAGCCCTTGAGGTTAAGTATCATCTTCTGGCTCCACCAATGTGTCATAGTTCAAACCAACCATTCAAAGAAAGCAACAACTGTTCTCCTAAGCCTACCATTCAAAGCTAGTAGATTGTGCAGCAGAAATGGCATACTTATCTTTTTGCATCGGAAGTTGCAGTTTTGGTCTGGCCAGCAATGCATGTTCCCCTGTGACTCATTCGAAATTCGAATACGTGTATGAATATCAAAACTtctaactttttcttctttttccgtTCTGACATGTACGAGTTCATCGCCCATGGGTCATCAACACTTGAAAGAGAAATATGTTACCCATAACAAGTGAATAAACAACTCAATAGGATTCTGTTCAAGAACTGTTACTAAAGAAAAATGCATATCAGAATGGTTATAGCATTTCAACCTCACTAACACAACACCTATAGATAAagaaaatatcaaataaaattcaactaGCCCTAATTTAAAACTTATAGCTAAAAAAGGATGATCAGAACTAAGATGAGGCCATGAAGCATATTCACCTAAAGCTTGATTGCCTTAAACACTACCAGCATTTTAGCAAAACTCAGCGTATTATATAAAACTGTCAATTGGCATCCACTTCAGGCAAATTACCTCCTATATAACCAATCTTGAAAGAGACCTCTGATAACATGACAAACTGCCATTGGATTGGATCATCATTCATTAGACGAACATAAGCCCCATATGTGAATTTCAAAGAAACTGATGACTGATTTACATGGACCAATCTTGAAAGAGATCTCTGATAACATGAAAAACTGCCGTTGGATTGGATCATCATTCATTAGATGAACATAAGCCCCATATGTGAATTTCAAAGAAACTGATGACTGATTTACATGGAccaataaaaggaaaaacaacatGGTAATAATGTCGCTCTTTGAGAAAATATAGCAATTGAAATCTATAAAATACATGCAATACCCTGTGGCAATGTACAATGCTTTGAATCATTGCCAATAAAGGAAAGGCCTAGACAAAGATGTAAAGAATTTGATGTGATACACAAAAATGCTAAAACATAGTCCACAAAGGCATTATGAAACATTGTCAGCAAGCACACACAAACCACCTTAGCCACAATGCCAAGGATACACATGGAAAAACTTGACTAATGAACTTTACAAGGAGCAAT contains the following coding sequences:
- the LOC131332354 gene encoding uncharacterized protein LOC131332354, translated to MPPRRRRTVEDVTLHDELAELRQSNQTLQHMMNEILQRMQTFPWRSRRSHSRISGSQSDMDEGSDSFSSKENSEAAFGDRWAMERLTRALKGTDRSIQVHVPDFEGKLDPEQYCDWVASLEAFFEWKNMTEERKVQFVATKLKGHALVWWQQYQRSRDRRGVPRVGTWAEMKLKLDEKFLPLDYSHSLYQKFHRLRHHNEQSVADYTKQFYKLWSRINLMETDDQLVARYTSGLKLNLQGELMMHPIHSLEEAYQMALKAEEKVKWAPFGKGDTSKALKGKTVTQNKKNSAPNSEHPNPHAGGGKKDFGKAESSSSSKCFRCGEAGHRAYECPTKKAEVNFVQEGQEEEEEPIYDEEPEGGIEREYCEPEYDAQSLVIQQVMTVQENDKWLKHNIFRTYCLANGKKCILMVDSGSVENMVSKTMVGKLKLACE
- the LOC131322894 gene encoding uncharacterized protein LOC131322894, giving the protein MGPGGPGGGGGPGGGGGGWGGPGGGGGHGGPGPGGFFGGLCNLIGSGLNCLCCCWLLRDCFGGPPGGGGGPGGPRPF